The nucleotide sequence GCTGCGGAAGCTCGGTACCTCAGCAAACCATCGAGTGTCTACCCGACCATCGAGAGGTCCACCTCATACGAGCGTGACCGCTACAGCATTGATTACTATGAAAAGTATCGGGCTCGGCCTTTTGCTTCTAGCTATCTTGAGGATAGACGTCTCTCCATTCCccctcctccccctctctcttcttcctctctctcaagGATGCGGTTGGCTCCTTCCAGCCTCGACCCGTACGACCGACGCGCTCTGCCGCCGCCGTCCTCCGTGGCTTCGGTGTACTACTCGCGGGACCGTAGCCCGATCCGAAGAGTCGGCGTCGGCTCTGAGGGCTACTCGTATGAACGCTCGCGTCTTTCCCCGGTAACAAGGAGCAGCTCGTACAGCGTGTCGCGGTCCAGGGACACCCCCACCGACCGGGCTCGGTATGATTACTAAGCCGCGCGCATGCCAAGGTGAGCGAATGGGAGACGTGACTTAGCGTGGTTTTGTTCTGATCGCAAGGATGTATTGCGATGCACATTACACTGATTGTTTTTAAGAGCAACTGAATATGATTATGTAACGCGTCAAGTGTTTAAAGTCGTAAAGGGAAAGATTTTCTCTCGGGTTATGTAGCTAAAGTCTGACGGGTGGTCTGAGAAATGTGTCttataaatttgttttgtttttccaggCGCTTTGAAACAGCAGGACTTTCTTTTAGCGATCATTCCTTCCACCTTCCTCTGGTCAATAGAAATATTTCTGGAGGCACAATTGGATTGGATTTGATGGAAGCGGGACTGAGAAGACATGCACCCCATTATCATTTAGAGTTGCTTTCAGCTTCTGAATGTTTAACTTCATCAGACATATTAGAGCTGTAAAGATGGTCTTTTCTGCATTGCCCAGTGAGGATTATAAATTcttattaagatttttttttttttttgttcaagtCTTTGTAAGAATGTTTCTTGCATGTTTGcttttcagtttgtttgtttttttttttgcagatttccTCTACACTATTTTGAAGTTTTCAACACATACTGAGAAACATAGCTGCTTGCTTCTGACCTGATGTGATCTACCATTTAGTTACTTTTAGTGCGTGCTTTGTTTTTGGGGGGTCCGAATTCACTCATTTTCAATATTTACTTTATTAGTTTCAGTTAGCAAGCCTTACATGTCGTGTGATGACAATCTGTTTCAGTTCTTGATGTCACTATGTTTaggcatttttttctttttctttttcaagcaTTATTGAGAAAATGAAACCCAAGACGAACATTCCTGTTCTTTGCTTGTTCATCTCTCACAATGTACACCTAAACAGATAGGGAGCTTGAAACTTTGGTTGCAAATCAAGTGAGATGATTAAATAACTGCAAGattctggactttttttttttttttcctggatttTTTGGGATTTATAGTGAGTTCCAAAATAGGGTACATCAGTCATGAATTGGAAAAAGTAAAGAGAGGATTATCTTATCTCTTTGCACACTTGTTTTGAAGACATCCTGTTCCGTACAGACTATTGACAAAAGGATATTTTGTAATAGAACGCAGCGTTGCAGTTCAATGCTGGTTTATTCAGCAAACTGGTACTTGTGCAGAGTTTGCcatgtggcagtgtgtgtgctgatcaAGGACTGTACATAAGAGTAAAGTAAGATTGAGTAAATATAGAGATGTGATGACCAGCTGTCACTCAGGGCTCAGTTCACCTTGGAGACCGCTGGTGTGCATAATTTCTGTATGGGCGCCTTGGTAAGATCTGTGATGTTTATAAAATTTGATTTCCCTCAAGAAGTcaagtgtgtttttatatatatttttttctttttttaaataaaccaagATGTTATGGTGAAAAACATGCTGTGGATTGTTTTatggttaaaaacaaaaacacaccagcCCTACTTCCTAACTGATATCTTATTATATCCAGTTCCATCTTGTTTAGCCATTTTCCTGATCCCCTGGCTGCTCACTGCAAACTAGTTgagttttgttttgggttttttccccggaaataaatgaattaaagtgCGTCAACAGGGATGCACACGTTTGAGATGGCTGATTTCTAGATCTAGATTCAGTTCATTTTCTCCTGAATGTTGGGATGGTACGGTATTGCCGAAGTAGTGAAATAAGAaattacacacagaacagaaacaaatgtGTGTACTTGCTTAGTGCAAAGATTAACAACATACTCATTTTTTTACTCAGATTTGTGAGGATGACCAGATATTCAGTATTAATCGCTATACCTGTGTAGTTTTTTAGATCTGATTGTTCTTAAATTTGGGTTTAGGTAAAATAAACACTTCCATTATTAAAGCTGTCACATTTATTAAGTTCCTATGGTTCTTTACATTACAGTAACAGCATTTGACAGACACTTTTTTTACACTACAAAGAAGTAGGGCCTGCAGAAGACTCCATCATAAACCTGCTGCTCAAACATTATACAATGTGATTGCGAATAAGAAATGAAAACCTTCTTAAAGATCAACCAAATCTTCACTGACAAAGCATGGCTTCAAGGAGCTCACTTTGTGTGAAGCGGAAGCACAATTCTACAGCGTAAACAGCTGCGCACTTCCAACTTTCATCCATAAACCTTCAGCCATGTACTATGGCTAAAATGTacacattattaaaataatgagcCTGTATGAATCCACACTCCGGTTTATTAGGACATTTATATTCAGCTGATCTTGTGGCAACTGCACAATCATGCTGATAAAGAtcaggagcttcagttaatgtttacagcaaacatcagaatgaggaaaaagtgtgatctctgtgactttaatcgTGGCGTACGTGTCGGGAACCATACGGGCTGGTTTGCCTTTCAGAATTTCACATACAACgatctctagagtttacacagaatggtgtggaaAAACCTTCCTGGGAGCAGAGAGTCTGCTGGCTGAAGGTTCATGAGAGAGATCACAGGACAAGGACTCTACTACTGtggtgagaaaagaaaaaccatctcagcatgcacaacacatcaaaccttcaGGTGGATATCATCCAAAAGGTATCCTTCATTTACAAAGAAGACACAGTGGGAGACCACACTCCTGTCattcaagaacaggaatctgtggTCATCATGCTCAAGGTAGCTTCAGATTattgttcttggctgaaaggagtggaacctgatgtggtctaatgctgttgtagctcatccacctaaAGGTTCAATgtgttgtgcatgctgagatgcttttctgctcattatGATTGTAAAGAGTGAATATTAGAGTAAAgtagtctctctgtctgcacagaCAGGTCTGGTCTTTCTTCTCTGATCTCTTTCATCAGCCAGGTGTTTCAGCATGCAGATCCTCTGCTTGTACAAtgtttttcgcaccattctgtgcaaactagagactgttgtgtgtacaaattccaggagatcagcagtttatgaCATacacaaaccagcccatctCGCGCCAAACATCCATGCCACGATTAACCCTCTTATTATCCTTGGGGTCAATTTGACCTCATGCAATGTTTAATGACTTGTTTTCGCTTCATATTTAATGACTTTTCCTAAGAGACAACCAGGAAAACAAAATGATCATGATAATATGTTTTCAGTGTCCTGTACACATTTTGTAGCATCAGTGTTCCTTGGGGTTAATTTGAGCCCAGGCTGTTTTATctatattaaacataaaaaaaaaaatacattcatctgCTTTAGTTGTTTTGGATAATATTGAGGTCACTATAACAATGAATGTTATATTCTTCAAGAACATTCCTCTGCTTTAGCGCCCTAACTTTTACACAAGGCCCCAAGGAACAAACACGTTACCATACTTGATAACAGAAATTGTACTACTTtgcaaatgttataaataacaaaaaaaaaatctgtattcagaagaaaaaaataataataaaagcattacaaaaaaaaaaaagatctttctgTCCAATCTGAGGTCAGTCGGTGAGATTCGATGGTGATGTGTACATGTTTCCATAGTTGTGTAGTAGACATTCTGGGTGTTTAGGAGAATGAGGTGGTGGTGTGGGttgaggttttatttttaaagctattTAGGTATCcaacaaagaaacagaaatgacctgacaaaaataaaaattatattctgGAGGTTTAAGTGTCTGgggtcaaattgaccccaaGGACAAGACAAGTTGAGGAGGATTAAACTcacatcacactttttcttGATTCAGATCTTTGAACATGACCTGAAGCTCTTGTGCTTTAGCTGAATGATTTTATACACATGATTGACCAGTTGGATCACTGTATAGATGAGCAGGTGTTCCttttaaagtggacagtggTTGTATCTGGACAGATGGCTTATGGTTGTGAAATAAATTTGTGCTCAAAAGGTTTAGTGAAGTGTGTTTCATCGTAATGGTAATGAACGTGCtcttggtgagtgtgtgtgtgtgtgtgtgtgtgtgtgtgtgtgtgtgtgtgtgtgagtgtgtgagagagtgtgagagagtgtgtgtgtgtgcgcgcgtgcgtgagagagtgtgtgtgtgtgtggggaataCGGATGGGCGGTGTGTGTGTCCTCGCCATTTCAACCCAGACCGGCGGGCGATTTCTCAGAAACTGTTTCAAAGGTATGGCGCTAAATCAACCCATTTGCCTCCTCTAATATAACTCATTACCGCGGTCAGGTGTTGATCACGTGGTTATTGGCGATAAAACACAGATTGCGATATTTTGTTCCCTCCGATTTCGCCTtagctatatataaatatatatatatgttagcTTGGCTAGCTAGTTCAGCCTCCACTCGTTGTATTGCTACCTAGCGAGCTGTTAACTGATGTATTTGCTGTGATTGGAGGCAGATAATCAGGTAGCTATATATAATCCAGTGTATTTCCGACGCTTAGACTTGTTTTTATACAGAACTGTTATGTTTGATTTGGGGGAAATGTGATGAATCTGGCTGCTTCTGCTTGTAAGCTAGCTCCGGTTTGTGCCTTCACGTTGCTCCATTGTTCTCTAACAAAAAGCCCAGTCTCTAGATGTGGCTTATTTTCCACTCATTTCAGCACGATTTCTGTGTCTAATAATGTTTTACGCCATGATTAATGCTTCAGGTATCGATGATGATGAACATCACTGGTGGTGTGGGGGGTTTTCTTGAGGGTTAGGACTATTTAAGATCTTTCCCAGAAGCATCTAAGCACCTTTTTATGATCTTAGGAAATATTATTAGTGTTTCTGTCATTTTACTTTGTGCTTGCTTCCCTATACAGGCTCCAGCTGTGACTTCCACGCGCGTACCAGAATGGTCAAAATCTTCGTAGGGAACCTTTCCCCAAACACAACTACAGATGAGCTCCGGTCCTTGTTCTCCCAGTATGGAAAAATATCGGAGTGTGACATCGTGAAGAACTTCGGCTTTGTCCACATGGAGAACAAAGCCGAGGCGGAGGAAGCCATCCGCAGCCTTCATCATTACATGCTCAACGGTCTGGCCATGAATGTGGAGATGAGCCGAGGGAAACCCAAAGCCTCCACCAAGCTCCATGTAGGCAATATCAGTAGTAGTTGTACCAACCAGGAGCTGCGGGCAAAGTTTGAGGAGTTTGGTCCGGTGGTTGAGTGTGATATAGTAAAGGATTACGCCTTCGTCCACATGGAGAGAGTGGAAGATGCGATGGAGGCCATTCGAGGCCTGGACAACACGGCATTTCAAGGTGAACCAGAATATACAGCTAGATTGTTTGCCTGTCCATGGAGGGCTTTTTATGATCCAAAATATCAAGCGTTCTTAAATTGCCACATTAACATTCTGTACTATTTATAGTGTGGAGCAGGTGGGTAAGTACATACACAATATCAGAGTCTATATGATGGAAAGTCCCTATTTCACTGGGTATTGCCCTTAAGGCCAAAGAAACCGCCCCCTTTTTCATCAAAGATTATCTGTAAAAGTTTATAGTTGCATGCTTCCCACAACCTTAAGGTATTTCATATAGGTGTGTACTGGAGCATTACATTTGATTAAGTAATTTCTAAAACTCCTTCAGAAATTGCATGGTTAATTCAGCAAAATTCAGATCTTAACCCAGACCTTGATTATGCATACAACTCATATTCTAAGTTTGTTTGGCTAGGATTTGTTGAGAAGCATCGTAGAAATTGTCTTCCGTCTTTCTTTTTCCTAAGGCAAACTGATGAGCGTGAAGCTTTCGACTAGCCGCCTGCGTACAGCACCGGGAATGGGAGAGAGAACGGGTTGTTATCGGTGTGGGCAGGAAGGCCACTGGTCCAAAGAGTGCCCACTTGACCAGAACGGCTCCTACCGTGAGAGCCAGGGCTCAGAGGGATATGGTGCTCCCCGGTTCGGTGCGAGTGGCGGTGGTGGTCGCGGTTTCCAACAGGGCTTCAATGGCGATCCGAGCTTTGGCAGCAGCTATGGGCCTGTGCAAAGCTTCTCCCGTGGTGCTGGTTATGGGGGTCCTGGGTATGGCAGGGGCATGGGCATGGGCACGAGCACAAGCACGGGTACTGGCTATAACGGTGCGATGAGTTTCGGTGTTGCGGCGGGATACGGCATGGGCGCGACGTACGGCAGTGAGGCGGCATACAGCAGCAGTGTCAGCTACGGCAGCGCGGTGCCCGGGTTCCCTGCGCGGCGAGCGTCCTACGACGAACGGGATCCGTACGGGGTGGTGGACTACTACGAAAAGTATCGTGCGCGTCCCTATGGAGGCAGTTATTTTGATGACAGACAAGCTGTCCCGCTCCCCggccctcctcctccccctgcGTCCTCGGCCATAAGCACAGAGCGCATGCCCTCGTCTAGCCTCGACCTCTATGAGCGAAACCCCCTCGCTCCTCCTCAGGCTCCGGGTTCTTCGTACTACGGCCGTGATAGGAGCCCGATTCGAAGGCTCCCTCTCGAGGTGGAAGGATACGCGTATGATCGCGCGCATGTCGCCCCCATCTCTTCGCTTCCTCGGAGCTCTGCGTTTGACATGCCGCGGGATCCTTACGCCGACCGGGCACGCTACGCGTATTAAGCTAACATCTGTGCGCGATTCATACGTGTGCACAACACAGACTATACATTACAGTGGATGTTAATAACGCTAGTGATGTTTCTGGACGCGTGTGTAGCATTCTGTATTGAGTAGTCATGCTATCATGTGAAATATATTATGTAGtcgatttatttttaattttttttcttcccttttcttATTGTTTAAGCTTACCCACACGGTGCAGTCATAATCCTAGCAGGAAATCCTTGAGTGATCTATAATGATTAACTGGTTGTGTTGTGATGcctcttgttcttttttttttgcaggttttCTTCAATCATGCTTCCACAGACACAAAGTCATTCAGTCATCACTTTTAACATTACAGTGAATACTATGGTGCTTGAGTGTGGTGGAGCAGATTAGGTGCTTTATtctagtagttgtatgtttttAGTTCAGTATTTCATGTAGGTGTTCTCACAGTAGCACTAACTCTTCGCTAACATTTTCAGCCTGGTTTTAGTTGGTTGGCTTTCCCCCCTCTCCATCTTCCACTGAGAGAACACGATACCTAAATCCTGCCTGAGTAGATGAGATGATTACACATTTGGgattctgtaaactttttacACGATGCTTTTATTAGGCATATAGGAATACTGATTAGGAATAATATCTGTAATCCTCAACTGGGTGGGGTTTCGTTTTCCTTCTGAcgttacaggtttttttttttttttttagcatagaTGCTGACTAATCTACTTAAAATATTGTAATCTTAAATCAAAACTGGAACCATTTCCTTAAACGCGTAGAATAAATCAGCTGAAACCAGGTTTCTAGCAGTTTAAGACCTGTTGATTTTGAACCCAGCCAGTAAATATCATTGAACTGCAAAGTTCAGATTGTTGAGCAGTCATACCTTTTCTTTGTGATTTCCTTGTGTTGATATGTCATTATTTCTGTATGAATCTAAAAATCCACgctatccaaaaaaaaaaaagaaaaaagaaaaaaagggtgTTGGGCTCCGAAtacagtgatttatttttttaataatgtcgGTTTTGTTCTGTGCTTCTACATTTTTCAGCATGAATAATCATCATGAAATGCAGACTCTACAGCAGCTCCAAAAGAAATTGATGATACAAAATACAGCTTTATGTTTGAATCTAGTAAATTACGAGACCCCTTGGTCAATTTTATAGATCTGTACTTCATCAAAATTTGACCACTGCaaagtgtgcttttttttttttaattaattgaacCAATTTcttgtgtaataaaatgatcCCATTGGAAAGGTCACAGGCGGCAGCAGCAGTactagtagtagcagcagttgcAATGATAGGATTTAACTTTGTGATAAGTTGTATGCAACTTATTCCTTAATAAAGGCACTGTATGCAGATGTTCTTGTATgtcatttttatgcatttattttattaaacgaTACAACAGGCTAATGTCTAACTTCACCGGTTTAGAGTGAAATTCTGAAGgacaaaaaagacagacaaaacTGATTGAAATACCCATTACTATTCATTCGTGATTGCACATCAGGATGAAAACTGAACATTTCCTGTTACAGCATGCCCTGCTCTGGATTATTCCTTACTCAGCAATTCAATGAAAACTTCCTGTTGTAATGCTGTCAAGATGTAAAATTggatcacccccccccccccaacattTGGACAAGTGATTGTTTTCCCTTGCTTAACCACGTCTTCCCCGTGTTTCCCCGAAACCTTCATTTGAATGATAAAATCAGCATGGTGCATGATGCTTACTGTGCTAATGTGCCTGTGCTTCATTGAAGCGATTAGTTTAGATATGACTGATCAACTTCACTAAGCAGCCATGCACTGGttcacacagcctcacacagcTGAGAGCCAAATACGTCACACTAAAGAACAGCTCGGCTGTAATAAGCTTGGATTATATTACACCGCAATTTACACAACAAAATCAAAGCAAGTGACATACTCGTGTGAGCTGGCTCTTAATCATCACCCATAAGAGCCAACTTAATGATTTGAAGCATCACTAgcagtgatgtggtgtgtacCTGCTCTGGTATAAGTGTATCAGATGAAGCAGGGTTCAGGTAAGAGTGCTCCTAACAATCTAGCAACTGGGTGGATATACACTGTAAACTCGCATACACCATGTGTTGACTCCTGTTTCTACACATTTACCATGATGCTTTCCTGTTTCAAAGCATAATAATTACCCTTAAACCCACacataccgatcaggcataatattatgatcacctgcctgatattgtgttggaccccttttgctgccaaaacagccctgacccatcctgcactgtgtattctgacacctttctatcagaaccagcattaacttcagcagtttgcgcaacagtagctcatctgttggatcggatcacacgggccagccttcactctccacctTCATCAATGAGCCCTGGCTCCCCATGactccactgttccttccttggaccacttttgatagatactgaccactgcagaccaggaacaccccacaagagctgcagttttgggaGAAGCTCTGATCAAGTCATCAAGCCATCACAGTCTGGCCCTTTAtgaaactcgttcaaatccttatgcttgtccatgtTTCCcacttttaacacatcaactttgaggacaaaaccttcacttgctgcttaatatatcccacccactaacaggtgccatgatgaggagatcatcagtgttactcacttcacctgtcactgatcagaatgttattgctgatcagtgtatattcaaTTAAACAATTCATCACtaatcttcagtaactgctttatcctgctcaTGGTTGAAGAGGATCCGGAGCCTACGGGGTGCAAGGTGGGAATCATGCATGCAcccaaacacactgaatataatatttataatgcaATATCTTATTACGTGCAAATATGTTCTAGTTCCCT is from Hemibagrus wyckioides isolate EC202008001 linkage group LG07, SWU_Hwy_1.0, whole genome shotgun sequence and encodes:
- the rbm4.1 gene encoding RNA-binding protein 4.1 isoform X4, whose protein sequence is MGGVCVLAISTQTGGRFLRNCFKGSSCDFHARTRMVKIFVGNLSPNTTTDELRSLFSQYGKISECDIVKNFGFVHMENKAEAEEAIRSLHHYMLNGLAMNVEMSRGKPKASTKLHVGNISSSCTNQELRAKFEEFGPVVECDIVKDYAFVHMERVEDAMEAIRGLDNTAFQA
- the rbm4.1 gene encoding RNA-binding protein 4.1 isoform X1 — its product is MGGVCVLAISTQTGGRFLRNCFKGSSCDFHARTRMVKIFVGNLSPNTTTDELRSLFSQYGKISECDIVKNFGFVHMENKAEAEEAIRSLHHYMLNGLAMNVEMSRGKPKASTKLHVGNISSSCTNQELRAKFEEFGPVVECDIVKDYAFVHMERVEDAMEAIRGLDNTAFQGKLMSVKLSTSRLRTAPGMGERTGCYRCGQEGHWSKECPLDQNGSYRESQGSEGYGAPRFGASGGGGRGFQQGFNGDPSFGSSYGPVQSFSRGAGYGGPGYGRGMGMGTSTSTGTGYNGAMSFGVAAGYGMGATYGSEAAYSSSVSYGSAVPGFPARRASYDERDPYGVVDYYEKYRARPYGGSYFDDRQAVPLPGPPPPPASSAISTERMPSSSLDLYERNPLAPPQAPGSSYYGRDRSPIRRLPLEVEGYAYDRAHVAPISSLPRSSAFDMPRDPYADRARYAY
- the rbm4.1 gene encoding RNA-binding protein 4.1 isoform X3 translates to MGGVCVLAISTQTGGRFLRNCFKGSSCDFHARTRMVKIFVGNLSPNTTTDELRSLFSQYGKISECDIVKNFGFVHMENKAEAEEAIRSLHHYMLNGLAMNVEMSRGKPKASTKLHVGNISSSCTNQELRAKFEEFGPVVECDIVKDYAFVHMERVEDAMEAIRGLDNTAFQGFLQSCFHRHKVIQSSLLTLQ
- the rbm4.1 gene encoding RNA-binding protein 4.1 isoform X2, with translation MVKIFVGNLSPNTTTDELRSLFSQYGKISECDIVKNFGFVHMENKAEAEEAIRSLHHYMLNGLAMNVEMSRGKPKASTKLHVGNISSSCTNQELRAKFEEFGPVVECDIVKDYAFVHMERVEDAMEAIRGLDNTAFQGKLMSVKLSTSRLRTAPGMGERTGCYRCGQEGHWSKECPLDQNGSYRESQGSEGYGAPRFGASGGGGRGFQQGFNGDPSFGSSYGPVQSFSRGAGYGGPGYGRGMGMGTSTSTGTGYNGAMSFGVAAGYGMGATYGSEAAYSSSVSYGSAVPGFPARRASYDERDPYGVVDYYEKYRARPYGGSYFDDRQAVPLPGPPPPPASSAISTERMPSSSLDLYERNPLAPPQAPGSSYYGRDRSPIRRLPLEVEGYAYDRAHVAPISSLPRSSAFDMPRDPYADRARYAY